A stretch of the Vitis vinifera cultivar Pinot Noir 40024 chromosome 16, ASM3070453v1 genome encodes the following:
- the LOC109124124 gene encoding peroxisomal membrane protein 11B: MNDTVDKLVIFLAKRDGIDKLVKTFQYVSKLVHWHVEAAHPDAAHKAKQWEVASGLSRKAFRSGRFLTGFNALRRNPGSTPTFRFLAVLANAGEMVYFFFDHFLWLSRIGVLDAKLARRMSFISAFGESFGYIFFIISDFIMIKGGVEQERKLITTSTDKSTDDVKASVRKIREDRVMRLMAVAANVADLIIAVADIEPNPFCNHAVSLGISGLVSAWAGWYRNWPS, from the coding sequence ATGAATGACACAGTAGACAAGCTTGTAATCTTCCTAGCAAAGAGAGATGGGATTGACAAGCTTGTGAAGACCTTCCAATATGTTTCCAAGCTTGTCCACTGGCATGTCGAAGCTGCCCATCCCGACGCTGCCCACAAAGCCAAGCAATGGGAGGTTGCATCTGGGCTCAGTCGAAAAGCCTTCCGCAGCGGCCGCTTTCTCACTGGCTTCAACGCCCTGCGCCGGAACCCTGGTTCCACCCCAACTTTTAGGTTCCTGGCAGTGCTTGCTAATGCTGGAGAAATGGTCTACTTCTTCTTCGATCACTTCCTTTGGTTGTCCAGAATTGGGGTGCTGGACGCGAAGTTAGCTAGGAGGATGAGCTTCATATCAGCGTTCGGTGAGTCTTTTGGATACATTTTCTTCATAATATCTGATTTCATTATGATTAAGGGGGGAGTAGAGCAAGAGAGAAAGCTCATCACTACTTCCACTGACAAGTCCACGGACGACGTGAAGGCGAGTGTTCGGAAGATTAGAGAAGACAGAGTGATGAGGCTGATGGCGGTGGCCGCCAATGTGGCGGACTTGATCATCGCGGTGGCGGACATTGAGCCAAACCCCTTCTGCAACCATGCGGTTTCACTTGGGATTAGTGGTTTGGTCTCTGCATGGGCTGGTTGGTATAGAAATTGGCCTTCTTGA
- the LOC100250146 gene encoding uncharacterized protein LOC100250146 yields MERPESEGFGGRRRRPVKNEVPVRAQRPLRRTLSLPPAAKPPPPEVKLAAVAVDLNVRLRSADMSAAMQERAFRYARSLLDAHSDNVPTPTHLAMRLKKEFDALYGPAWHCIVGKSFGSFVTHSSGGFVYFSIDKLSFLLFKTEVRPIIKSPS; encoded by the exons atGGAGAGACCAGAGTCAGAGGGCTTCGGAGGAAGAAGACGGAGACCGGTGAAGAACGAAGTCCCTGTCAGGGCGCAGCGTCCGCTCCGGCGCACGTTATCCTTGCCTCCAGCGGCGAAGCCTCCTCCTCCAGAGGTGAAGCTCGCGGCTGTGGCCGTTGATTTGAACGTGCGGCTGAGATCCGCCGACATGTCCGCTGCAATGCAAGAGCGTGCGTTCCGATACGCTAGATCCCTCCTCGATGCCCACTCCGATAACGTGCCTACTCCCACGCACCTAGCTATGCGTCTCAAGAAG GAATTTGATGCATTGTATGGCCCAGCATGGCATTGCATAGTTGGGAAGAGTTTTGGGTCATTTGTGACTCACTCATCCGGTGGATTTGTGTATTTCTCCATTGACAAGCTCTCTTTCCTCCTCTTCAAGACCGAGGTTCGACCCATCATCAAGTCTCCTTCATAG
- the LOC100255331 gene encoding cell number regulator 6, producing MAEGAVHSRYVKLTKDQGPVEEIKPGELNQPIDVPQLNVRKCNECGQPLPESYEPPANEPWTTGIFGCAEDTESCWTGLFCPCVLFGRNIESLREDTPWTTPCICHAICIEGGIALAIGTGVFHGIDPRTSFLICEGLLFAWWMCGIYTGLVRQSLQKKYHLQNSPCDPCMVHCCMHWCALCQEHREMKGRLSEDLVMPMTIVNPPPVQEMNSEENNQQDAAPSSAKGTEHTHLEMQAL from the exons ATGGCGGAGGGGGCTGTGCATTCGCGATATGTGAAGTTGACTAAAGATCAAGGGCCTGTGGAGGAGATTAAGCCTGGGGAGCTCAATCAGCCGATAGATGTTCCTCAG TTAAATGTTCGTAAATGCAATGAATGTGGACAACCTCTACCAGAAAGCTATGAACCTCCAGCAAATGAACCTTGGACAACTGGGATTTTCGGCTGTGCTGAAGATACAGAAAGTT GTTGGACTGGACTGTTTTGTCCATGTGTTCTTTTTGGACGTAATATTGAGAGCTTGAGAGAAGACACTCCCTGGACCACACCTTGCATTTGCCATGCCATTTGTATTGAAGGTGGCATTGCACTTGCAATAGGGACGGGGGTCTTCCATGGTATCGATCCAAGGACATCATTTCTCATCTGTGAGGGTCTGTTGTTTGCTTGGTGGATGTGTGGCATATACACTGGTCTAGTTCGGCAATCACTACAGAAGAAATATCATCTCCAG AATTCCCCATGCGACCCCTGCATGGTCCACTGCTGCATGCACTGGTGTGCGTTATGCCAAGAGCACAGGGAGATGAAGGGACGCCTCTCAGAAGACCTCGTCATGCCGATGACCATTGTCAACCCTCCCCCTGTTCAAGAGATGAATTCCGAAGAGAACAACCAGCAGGATGCTGCACCATCCTCTGCCAAGGGCACTGAGCACACCCATTTGGAAATGCAGGCTCTGTAG